In Cryptomeria japonica chromosome 10, Sugi_1.0, whole genome shotgun sequence, a genomic segment contains:
- the LOC131066281 gene encoding disease resistance protein RPV1, which translates to MPCNFTVSLFFALPSKTLVSLPKFCKFPIGGLDLVYQHSCNQDLSFGCTMGNRLTKYMICFKSSEENTEVNSAAASSSTVSSSTKLPEELHECFAHFKQIEDRGNIDELIHMAQQILQRIKSKQQNNPESATTSSQLYQGTEQESGIWTSITNKGSQFLGFLNKFGSSEALHQSIKIAAEMLQQGGQISSIGAGLSTIAFVLSKYEKMRDNQPECLQALGDLINLAQHLRNLKKMIPEEEEKFRKAIQFIVEGSITCLRQSEDNKLFRFIKSSINNENLMSLRKRINELYPDLMLTTIIDMRKDIPNYLPVTNPVYPVRAVGIEMQVNEILDILRSTDQLSLAVVVYGFGGLGKTTLAEAVVSKMDLKNYNYSTIEIYQEQEKNDLTRSQQRILKDCFPNYNGGKPVVLTDYKDGRGHLMKAFKCEKEKPIFLFIDNALRLADLKNLLPEELEDLPRGSKILVTTRILQATDIFEGQPNLVRRPYHLQPLPDEEASKILFKNQDKAATIRKEDLNRILKICSGVPLALKIVGAQLHKQNYRVDRCSNILEILEKGDTIKEEKLSERLVDFVYGELEVYSREAWLDICCFFSKWSRQDVEYIVGAMAVTSLLETGLISSTLKRNHPAWEELIVHDIIKAKGQALAKGNRILDVQSLSEAVDEQRLHQIKGVWLSEDGIEEKHLKLMRKSLRVLAFGEGMEANRLSQMRFEELKFLQLSGNIAQLDKLDKLRVFHGPFFTEGGVTLCKLPRNLSSMKVIHQFHSSECTNSQMRGAPPCPSLEKLDFSELVEPLKLPEGFNQLVALNILILDDNEKMRELPEQICQLPALEVLSMRRCWHLKRLPESFGQLTTITYLDLSNCTELQYLCDTFGQLTNLRDLNLFECHKLQTLPDSFGQLTALGDLNLSACYKLQALPKSFGQLRALRNLNLSDCHKLKALPDSFRQLTSLQNFHCSSDLKKYT; encoded by the exons ATGCCGTGCAACTTTACTGTTTCATTGTTCTTTGCTCTGCCTTCAAAAACGCTTGTTTCCCTTCCCAAATTTTGTAAGTTCCCTATTGGAGGTTTGGATCTTGTTTATCAGCATTCTTGCAACCAAGATTTATCCTTTGGTTGTACCATGGGCAACCGCCTGACAAAGTACATGATCTGTTTCAAGAGCTCTGAGGAGAACACAGAGGTGAACTCAGCAGCAGCCTCTTCGTCCACAGTGTCGTCGTCGACAAAGCTTCCAGAGGAGCTGCACGAGTGCTTTGCGCATTTTAAGCAAATCGAAGATAGAGGCAACATTGATGAACTAATCCATATGGCCCAGCAAATCCTTCAGAGGATAAAG TCTAAACAACAAAATAATCCTGAAAGTGCCACCACAAGCTCTCAACTATATCAGGGAACAGAACAAGAAAGCGGCATATGGACGTCTATTACTAATAAAGGCTCGCAATTCCTagggtttttaaataaatttggATCATcg GAAGCTTTGCATCAATCGATAAAAATTGCTGCAGAGATGCTTCAGCAAGGAGGACAAATAAGTTCGATTGGGGCAGGGTTGTCAACAATCGCATTTGTGTTGTCCAAATATGAAAAAATGCGAGATAATCAACCTGAATGTCTACAAGCGCTGGGAGATTTGATTAATCTTGCTCAGCATCTTCGAAATTTGAAGAAAATGATTCCAGAGGAGGAGGAAAAATTTAGGAAAGCCATTCAGTTCATTGTTGAAGGCTCAATTACTTGCCTTCGTCAATCAGAGGATAACAAGCTTTTCAG GTTTATCAAATCTTCAATCAATAATGAAAATTTGATGAGTCTTCGCAAGAGAATAAATGAGCTGTATCCAGATCTTATGTTGACCACTATCATAGACATGAGGAAGGACATACCCAATTACCTTCCCGTAACAAATCCCGTCTATCCAGTGAGAGCAG TTGGGATTGAGATGCAAGTGAACGAAATATTGGATATTCTGAGAAGCACAGATCAGTTATCGCTAGCCGTAGTAGTTTATGGTTTCGGAGGCCTAGGAAAAACCACACTCGCAGAAGCTGTGGTTTCAAAAATGGATCTAAAGAATTATAATTACTCTACTATTGAGATATATCAAGAGCAAGAGAAGAATGATCTTACAAGATCACAACAGCGAATTTTGAAAGATTGTTTCCCAAATTATAATGGTGGCAAACCGGTAGTGTTAACAGATTATAAAGATGGTCGAGGTCATCTTATGAAGGCTTttaaatgtgaaaaagaaaaacctatttttcttttcattgacaATGCATTACGGTTAGCAGACTTGAAGAACCTTCTGCCGGAGGAGTTGGAAGACCTTCCTAGAGGTAGCAAGATTCTGGTAACAACAAGAATTTTACAAGCTACAGATATTTTTGAAGGTCAACCCAACCTTGTGCGCAGACCCTATCATCTGCAGCCTCTGCCTGATGAAGAGGCATCAAAAATTTTGTTCAAAAACCAAGATAAAGCTGCAACCATAAGAAAAGAAGATTTAAATAGAATCTTAAAGATTTGTAGTGGAGTACCACTAGCCCTCAAAATTGTTGGTGCTCAACTACATAAGCAAAATTATCGAGTTGACAGGTGTAGTAACATTCTGGAAATTTTGGAAAAGGGGGACACGATCAAAGAAGAAAAGTTGAGCGAGCGCCTTGTTGATTTCGTGTATGGTGAGTTGGAAGTCTACAGTCGGGAAGCCTGGCTTGACATATGCTGCTTTTTCAGCAAATGGAGTCGTCAAGATGTGGAATACATTGTGGGAGCAATGGCAGTAACATCTCTTCTTGAAACGGGATTGATCAGCTCAACTCTTAAGCGCAATCATCCCGCTTGGGAGGAGTTAATTGTTCATGATATCATCAAAGCAAAAGGGCAAGCCTTAGCAAAAGGCAATAGAATCTTGGATGTCCAATCCTTAAGTGAAGCGGTAGACGAACAG AGGCTCCATCAAATTAAAGGAGTCTGGCTCTCTGAAGATGGTATTGAGGAAAAACACTTAAAGCTAATGAGAAAATCATTAAGAGTTCTGGCATTTGGAGAAGGAATGGAAGCGAATAGATTAAGTCAGATGAGATTTGAAGAATTGAAGTTTCTTCAGCTATCCGGTAACATTGCTCAGTTGGACAAGCTTGATAAATTGCGGGTGTTCCATGGGCCTTTTTTCACTGAAGGTGGAGTTACTCTGTGTAAG CTTCCTAGAAACTTATCATCAATGAAGGTCATTCACCAATTCCATTCCTCTGAATGCACAAACTCTCAGATGAGAGGAGCTCCTCCATGTCCTTCTTTGGAGAAACTAGATTTCAGTGAGTTGGTTGAGCCGCTCAAGCTACCAGAGGGGTTTAATCAGTTAGTGGCATTGAATATTTTGATTCTTGATGACAATGAAAAAATGCGGGAGCTGCCTGAGCAAATCTGCCAACTGCCTGCTTTAGAGGTACTGAGTATGAGGAGGTGCTGGCATTTAAAACGTCTACCAGAATCCTTCGGACAGCTGACTACTATAACGTATTTGGACTTGTCCAATTGCACAGAGCTCCAATATTTGTGTGATACTTTTGGACAACTCACAAATTTAagggatttaaatttatttgagtgTCATAAATTACAAACTTTGCCCGACAGTTTTGGACAACTCACAGCTCTAGGGGACTTGAATTTATCTGCGTGTTATAAGTTACAGGCTTTGCCTAAGAGCTTTGGACAACTCAGAGCTCTAAGGAACTTAAATTTATCGGATTGTCATAAATTAAAAGCTTTACCTGACAGCTTTAGACAACTAACATCTTTACAAAATTTTCACTGTTCAAGTGATTTGAAAAAATATACCTAG